The bacterium DNA segment GCCGCGACCTTCGGCTTCCGCTCGACGCCGAGCAGCCGCAGCCGCGTCGGCGGCGCCGGCCAAAGCGGCGGCCAGACCGCGTCGCGCACCATCGCCTCGGTCTCCGCGAGCAGGACGAGCAGATGCCCGCGCCCGCAGCCGAGGTCGACGAGCAGGCCGTCCTCCGGCAGCAGGCGCCGTTCGAGCAGCGTGGTGAAGACCGCGTCGCCCTTCAGCCGCGAGCGCGCCCCCTCCCACGCCAGAACGCCGGCCGAGAGGTAGCGGCGCGAAGCGGCGTCGGCGACGCGCACGCGCAACGGATCGCGCATCGTGCGGCGGAAGACCGGCAGCGCGGCGAAGCCGAAGGCGACGCCGAGCGCGGCGCCGACGACGAGCGAGCCGAGACAGAGGTCGAGCAGGAACTGATGCCACGGCAGCGCGCGGAACTCGGCCATCGAGAGGGCGTAGAAGGCGCCGCGACGCAGGAGCGAGCCGGCCTGCAGTTCGCTGAAGTAGAGCGGCACGGCGATGATCGGATGGCTGATCTGCGCGCCGATGTACATCGTGACGACGTTGAGCCGGAAGAGGCGCGCGGCGACGAGGCACATCCCGAGGTGCAGGCCGAAGAGCGGCGTGCAGCCGATGAAGAC contains these protein-coding regions:
- a CDS encoding DUF2062 domain-containing protein; amino-acid sequence: MGRGKELFAEMVFRMRTDGATPGRQAAALAVGVFIGCTPLFGLHLGMCLVAARLFRLNVVTMYIGAQISHPIIAVPLYFSELQAGSLLRRGAFYALSMAEFRALPWHQFLLDLCLGSLVVGAALGVAFGFAALPVFRRTMRDPLRVRVADAASRRYLSAGVLAWEGARSRLKGDAVFTTLLERRLLPEDGLLVDLGCGRGHLLVLLAETEAMVRDAVWPPLWPAPPTRLRLLGVERKPKVAAAALEALGEDGEIVVADARVWPIPSCRVCAAIDLLRELRPAEAEALVARAAAALEPGGALLLREADAAGGWRFRLLAAWERIGSLRRGEWRLRRRPRPIAAWADVCRAAGLVVEGEPFYGDGPFARALIVARKPR